ctaacctaacgcacTGCTGAACTCAATCTCAACTGCCATATTACAGTTCttttcataacaataataataataagcattattatatttatatttataaatttgcTGTTCCTTTTCTACGTATACCAACTTGCTATTCTTTCTAAATCCGGATATTATATTATATTCAAAAATATCTTTCCAATTTTCCATATCAGTTAAATCTGTAAATACATTGACCACCTGCAATGTCGGAATTTGATTGATTGTCAACAACATTTTGACAGACAAATGCATTTTTGACATGAAACAAGGCGATATGAAACCACAATGCTTTCTACGTGAAATAGCGTGACATAGAGCCATTAAAAAAATATGGCTTCATGTCACATTTCGGGAAAAAAACGTGTGGCGTTAAGTCCCATTATATTGAGACTTTATAGCATATGCCCTTATGTCTCAATGGGATGGGACATAACGCCATATGACTTTATGTCCTATGGCTTTATGACACCCCACCCTTTGGAAATTATTTTTTCGTTAAGTCCAGAAGTTGATTGGATTTTGAAGTTAACACTTCTTTGTGTTCCTAAGTGTAGGAAGCGGTGAAACGCCCAGGGGAGAGCCCACAATCGATGATGCGGGAATAAAGTAAAAATAGCGATAACCAGATTAAACAAGAATTCCGTGgatgctgatggattgcctgcgtagctattcaaatacggctaGGTGtattaggtgtattatttactaggtgtattatttactaggtgtattatttactaaataatcaggttttttgtattttacaaaagttatatatataaaatgtgggcgtggttatcatccgattcgctcatcttcaataccaatttattctgggtccagataagctcgtgtaccaaatttggtgaagatatctcaatatttactcaagttatcgtgttaacggacagacggacggacggacatggctcaatcaaattttttttcgacaccgatggtttttgatatatggaagtctatatccatctcgattcctttatacctgtacaaccaaccgttatccaaacaaagttaatatactctgtgtgcaaagcacgctgagtataaaaaatacaaggcgcgatatcccgaagaaatttttgttttcttttttttgctcgtgctccttttaaatttttcctacaagttggctGGACGGGACCCATATGTTAcacgccgactctgaacggcatctgcaaagcagatgagttttcatggagaagcttttcatggcagaaatatattcgaagtgtttgccaaattgcTTCCAAGGGGCTACCCCGATTAGAAATTtatgtttctaattgaaaaaactttattCTAAATTTGTGATGTTACTTTGCACGGGAGTTGAGCCCAGAACTCTCTGTGTGGcacgcggagcacgctaccaccacactacggcggccgtAAAATGACGTTGAGCCACACCAAAATTGGCAAGGACATATTGTTTTTGTAGTGACAAGGActctccccgaaggtttttggggagtgttatcgatgttgatgattctTTAAGGGATATAGAAAGGATACGTtacggtaacaaacaccattaatgtACTAGCCCATTTCGGGACCGTTtgaatatgactacattgaaccttctagaccatatcgcccccccccccgccccccctagttggggtcaccagagcatcGCCTGCTATATATGTGTattatacatgcatatttgtagcaGGATTCGTCTCGCGTAGGTatggttgacaattgtgttgcggATCCAATGAATTGCGCTTACcaactctccgagccgttcgaaactcaACAAGGTTTCAGACGGGGTGACcccctttcgtgcgatttcttcaatttgGTGCTGGCGAAAATTAGACTAGCTGCGAACTTAACCATTCTGGCAAAAtgtactataaaagcgtgcaattactggcgtatggtGACGAAGCggaaaatatgggtttgatggtgaaagaGAACTACACGAAGAGGTCGGCCCCACTGCATTGGAAGGACGAGAtggtaaacaatttaaattcccttggtgggGCTAATTGGCAGCAGATGgtccaacgaagaagcgactggcgcggctTGTTGGACGACCACAACCTATCactgttttttaataatttttttttattgcgaaCATTCAATATGTTACTGAAAAGATAATAAAGGGTATATAATtataacggcggccaccgtggtgtgatggtagcgtgctccgcctgccacaccgtatgccctgggttcacaccccgggcaaagcaacatcaaaattttagaaataaggtttttcaattagaagaaaatttttctaagcggggtcgcccctcggcagtgtttggcaagcgctccgggtgtatttctgccatgaaaagctctcagtgaaaactcatctgccttgcagatgccgttcggagtcggcataaaacatgtaggtcccgtccggccaatttgtagggaaaagcaagaggagcacgacgcaaattggaagagaagctcggccttagatctcttcggaggttatcgcgccttacatttatttttttttttatttaattataacaGATATAAATAATTATCTATGCTCCTTGGTAAAATCGAAACCGTTGAGTATAATAAGAACACAACAGTGCGTTCCGTAAACTATCGCTCAACAATTGATCAACAGTTATGTATGCTGAAAGCGCTCAATACAAACAGCTGTTTACCAAGTTTTGGTTGGACCGGCGTTTTATGCCATGATTAGCGTTTGTTAATAAATTCCTTCTAAATACAAAATTTCTTATAATAAGCCAATATAACAATTATTAGTAATGAGTACACGAGCTCAGAGCGATGGAGGTGTTGCTGCGTCTAAAGGTAAGTGCCTTTGAAATGTGTTGAAATCATAAAAACTCTATTTTCAAAATCTTCACAGCGTCACCTGCACGCAACACTACATATTCTGTAAGTTTAAATGGCAAAAGCAACTTCAAAGATCTAGATATGAGCATGACTGTAGACATAGAAGACACAACAGCACATGCTACAACCATAGCTGAAAGTAGTCAGGATCTAACTGAACAATTAATAGAAATGTCGTTAGATGAAACTGACACAAATGCATTAGTTGATTTGGAGGCGGAAGGGTGCTTGCCGGATGAGAGTAGCGCTGTAGAAAATGAGGTACAGGAAAATAGTGGTATTGAAATTGGGGCAACTGTCGCATATGAATCCTATGTAATAGACGAAAGTGATTATTTTCAATATGCACTAGTAGAATTAGGGCGCCGCTTATGGAAGTCTACATTGGATAATCAACGTTATACTAAAGGATGTTTATGGTCACCAGATGGTACTTGTATTTTAGTGCCAGTGCATTTAGATGGTAAAGTGATTTTGTGTTCTAGACTTTGTTACTTTATTGATATTTATATACTACAGGCATGCATGTTATGGAACTGCCTCAGGATctctataaattaaataaagatGAAACAGTATCAACAACACGTAATGTGAGTGCATTAAATACTGCTGTGCATGTACGGGAAGGTGGTACTGTTTATGAATGCGTTTGGTATCCATTTATGAATAGTAATACACCTGCAACTTGCTGGTGAGTTTTAAGATCACTACAATATTGTTTGaatttactttattttcattATATTAGCTGGCTGGCATCTAGACAACATGAGCCCATACACATGTGGGATGCATTTACAGGTGAACTACGTTGTACATATCGTGGATATGATAATGTGGATGAAGTCGAATCAGCGATATCTATGATATTCTCAAATGATGGAGAAAAAGTGATTGGTGGATATAAAAAGTCTATAAAGCTATTTGATACAAATATGTAAGTCCACCATTATTGTTTTGAAAAACCTTTGTATTTAGATAGTCCCATCCGATCGTAGTTCAACTTGTTGCTATTAGTCAAtagtttttacaaaaatattgggATAGTTTTGAACTTTGTATATATATAGCTGGAAAattatggtctagaaggtttaatgtggtcatataaattgttcccgagatggtcgagctggtaccttaatggtatttgttaccggaacgtaccggaactaTATCTGGCAAAGTACCATCAATAGCAATAACACTGCGCAAAGCCTTCGGGATTGTCTtttatcgttaatataacaactttctactgttaacacaacaacatcaACTTTCCGCTAGCGCGTCTTACGAAGGCTATTTCAAACcttaaatctgaataattaataCCTCACTCAATTACCGTATCAAAAAAGAACTTGTGTCAGTGTAAAATGGGCCACTAGGCGCAATCTTGTAATTATGTTCTACTACAAACGTATATATAAATTCGTAAGTAGGCACCCAGTCACTGAGATGGTAATCTGGCGCTCGAAGATTTCAAGTGACAGTATTTAGAGATGGCTGCTGAGAGGTTTTgcaccgttgttgttgttgtagcagtgcttcgccaaatccaataggtgcgaccaatcacaaattgtcatcaatgtcctctaacgggatttCAAGGaatcttgcagtttcaacaggggggggggggggggggggggggccatAATGAGcagggtgttagaggcgtcggttccacattacaattaaagagatggttggtgtcatgtggagcacattgcaagcggggcatacattttgtatgccgtggttgattctggataggtaagagtttaacctgttacagtatccagatcgaagttgagctagattgacttgcgtttccctgggaagtatgcgttcctcttcctcaagttttgggtactgttctttgagtactggattcaccgggcaattcctggacCGTCGTCCGAATGCATTCTACTTGTGCCTGGCGTTATGAAgctaggtgatgttgacaattgggttaaagaagctgtgaagctataaaattattatataaatataaatattgcgctcaacaaccccttgaattcccTTTTCTGAATTGCGACTATTTTGGCAATGGGCAATTCGAAATCACTCGACTGACTATCTTTGCAGCGTTTTGAAACCAAGGTTTTTTTTCCGTTACTACAACAAGAGTTTACCACAGACAGTAGCGGCGCAGgatttccaaattctaaaaggtTCAATGggttcatattaaatcgttcccgagatggtcggaacGTAGcagatctatatccggtaaaggaccatcaacatcgataactctctccaaaacattcggggagtaactttatcattaaaaatagaagaaCAAGCTTGTCAAACCGGCAGTACTCTACTATATTTTTGACTTTacgtcaacaacaacaactctattGAATATCAGTACTATTTTTTTACActtgggcaattcacaaggtcaACTATTCGCCATATGTTctatgctttaaacaaattttatatgaGATACCATgaaaacaactcaaatcttaaaattttacatgaatacgacactcttgtaaATTACCCAACTATTTATTTATGCTTAACTATTCTTTATTAAGTTTTCTTATACTTACAAATTTCCAGCCCTGGACGCGATACTTTCTCTATCCCCGTCAAGCAAGCCGTGTCATGCTTTGCACTAACCACAGACAATGATAACACTGTAACAACTGGCTCTTGGAATGGCTATATTAATCACTATGATTTACGTGTACCGAAATTGGGTCCACTTTTCACGCTGGGCGGACATACTGGCGGTATAACGTGGCTCCGCTATGCTGCTTTGTCGATTAGCACTGATTGGACTCTATTTAGTGGTGCACGCATGGATAATAAAATATTAGAATGGGATATGCGTAATTATACACAACCAACAAGAACCTACACACGCAAGGTAACAACTAATCAACGTATATACTTCGATTTAAGTCCACATGAACAGCGTTGGCTGGTTAGCGGTAGTACCGATGGAAATTTACATATATGGGGTATACAAAATGAAGCAGAAGAAGTGGTAAGTGTAGAAATTTCTAGATAAACACTATAGTTTATTAATTTCACTATCAATTTCAGTTACCACTTCATGATGATTGCTGTAATGGCGCTAGCTTTCATCCCAAGTTTCCCATACTTGCTACATCCTCGGGTAAACACCACTGTGTGAGTACCTCAGACCAAGAAGATTCgccaaaaacacaaaaggaagcCGAAGATATAGTAGTAAATTATGAAAATTCTTTGATGTTGTGGTGGATCGGAAAATCTCCAGTGGATGAAGTGGAGATAAATATAAGTGAATGAAGCGTTTTTGTGTAACAAAGCAGCCTTCTCTAATCGGAATTGGTATTAAGTAGAATTAAGATATTTGGCACAAGCTAACTGATGTCAAAAATGATGCTGAACGATCATAGGtctctttgtaaaatttttatttgatttcatatGTGATTATGATAAGAaatctttagaattggctgaaagtttttcttctttttctagcttacgaaagacgtttttcaaaattttttcatccaactcaaaaaaagttatgaatttttaaaaaaacaacgtttttgttttcaaaatgctataactttttcaaaaatttaccgtttggtatcttttttttttttttaatttgtttttaaatgtacttttcggaaaaaatacaaaaaaaatgtttaatgtttttttttttaatttttcagttttcgagatttttcgaatttcgccttttttttctcataaaaaacttcaatcaattctgcaatcatccccactaatcccggagtgggccgcttttttatatttttttttatttaattgaaaaaaaaattttcaaaaatcaattttatttatataacaaaaaaatgtaagaaaatgatttttaagtaatcttttctttatatattatggtaatctacgattaaaataaccaggattaatgacttacacagtaaacatgtaagttttctaaaaataatgtaacaaattatgaatttatttacttaaaaatcattttcttacatttttttgttatataaataaaattgataaaaaaaaaattttatttttgaaaatgtttttttcaattaaataaaaaaaaaaaattaaaaaaaaatcggcccactccgggattagtggggatgattgcagaattgattgaagttttttatgagaaaaaaaacacTATCTCGAAAAActgagtaattaaaaaaaaaaaaactttaaaaatttgtttgtattttttccgaaaagtacatttaaaaacaaattaaaaaaaaaaagatcccaaacggtcaatttttgaaaaagttatagcattttgaaaacaaaaacggtgttttttaaaaattcataactttttttgagttggatgaaaaaatttaaaaaaattctgaaaaacgtctttcgtaagctagaaaaagaagaaaaactttcagccaattctaaaggcctcgggttcaaaattggtcgaaatgggatggaataccccgtatatatttaattttttataaaaaaaaaggtatatACTAAAAGTAATATGtagtttgaaattatttttagaaaattcaATTAAAATGCTATATGAAAGtgtaactttttcgttttcttaaaATGGCTAAAGAGATCGTTGCGAACTTTATGTTAGGGTGCTTCAAAAGGAAATGACGTGTATAGACTGTGGGATTGATTATGTAATGATTGATGAACGTCACACAATATATAGATGTATAGCTACCGATGGTCATATCTAATCATTCCGGACCGTGTCTATTTGCAACATCTGGCGACTCCAAATTcctatcaaacgcttttgatacggtcaaccatggcacgttactgcaagaccttgaagggtctacccttccccaaagTCTTaaaaccgcaaattatctgggtggccggaaAGCATCGGTATATTTTAGAAACGCaaaatcaaaaccaagaagaattaagcaaggggtgccacagggtagtgtcctatccccacttttgtttaacgtctacatatcaaagctaccttcgccaccagaaggagttactgtcgtttcctacgccgatgactgcacaataatggccgcaGGCCCAAGCCcccagatcgatgagctttgcaacaaaataatcgtctacctccctgatctctccagtttttacctcgcgaaacctgacactatcaccgactaaatcatcggcgaccttatttacaacatggacgtcccaagtgTCGGCCATTTAgtacatccacgtcaatggcactacgctactgacagtcttacacccaaaatcttgggtgtgacgttcgatcaggaagACTACTCATTGGAAGACGCTACAGCCCTGCCAatcctccagcgggttagggggtcagaatatacccgcggtaggtatgcctgtcgtaagaggcgactaaaataccagattcaaggggctgtatagcgcaacccttcaggttgccagcccaatatataacttctccaaacccaattgtcaacctcacctatccgcggcgaatcctgttttactaacagacgaggctctggcgacccatgaggaacttgggctggggagggagggaatagCCTGAAAGTTTAttttggccacataaatcgttcccgagatgggtgggctagcaccttaatggtgctgtggtaccggagcgtaccggatctgtatccggcaaaggaccatcacatcattaacactcctcaaagccttcggggagcaacattatcgctgcaacaatgacaacaacaacaacatgcctgccaaaatactgccctcagaaccgccacagttgtcttcttatgtccccataacaccatctacataataaggcgagaatactcccattagggagagaaatgaaatagtaaccaaacagttcctgttgaatacccagaaacctaggcattccaacagatatctgattgatgagccaacaccgcccaggggcttaagtagtaatctccgtaagaattatgaggaaatacggcacctgagaacacagccgtatgaaaccAAAAAACACTAGCAGATCCTCAGTGAAcaccacaaacaggcgttggaccgcTATGTcaggaattacccggtgaatcctgtactcaaagaacaatatcctaaacttgcagaagagcaACGCACACTcgctagggaaacgcgagtcactctagctcaacttcgatctggatactgtaacaggttaaactcttacctatccagagtcaaccccgacatacaaaatgtatgccctgcttgcaatgtctccccacatgacaccaaccatctcttcaattataatgtggaaccaatgcctttaacacccctctaattatggtccacccctgttgaaacagcaagtttccttggactcccgttagaggatattgatgacaatttgtgttcggtcacacctattggataggacgaagcactgctacaacaacacaaACAACTCCAAGTTCCTTATAGAACAGAGTGTGGGAGGGCAGGATGGCCTACACGGTTCGAGCGCACAGGATATATATTCCGCAAAGGCCTAATACCATCGAAGACTCTCACCAAATTCTTTAGGGCAAAGAGAATATATTAATATAAGACATGAGTGTGCTACGAGTGGCCAATTAATCCATGTTTTTAATGAGGTAGTGCTAGTTCTTTTTTATGTACGATGCATTCATAAACAGCCTTATACACATTTTCGTGGCGTATTTGTGTCTTTGTTTTTAATTATGCTCTTAATTCTCATTTCAAGAATTACAATAGCGCAAGGCCAATATGCCTCATGAATGAATTGGATGCAATTAACTATAACTCCCTAATAAAAAGCATTCGGCATGAGTTTTGATTGCCTTCCAGCGAGTTGGCAAATCGGTGGCTCTTATTTTAACCCATAGTCCTTGTTCGGGAAGTGTATTCATCGCGAATGCACCAACAACTTTCAACCCGGTGGCTGATATGCCTACTTTTAAACCATACTACTAATCTAAATTCAACCTCGAGGGTATAAttgtgctacaacaacaacattgtgttcAAGTAGTTAACCCAGCGATCACCTTTGATCTTTTATAACGAAGAGTAATGGTTTCTTGTGACATAAGCTTTATCTGACGACATATCTGGTTAATAGTTGttgtgctacaacaacaacattgtgttcAAGTAGTTAACCCAGCGATCACCTTTGATCTTTTATAACGAAGAGTAATGGTTTCTTGTGACATAAGCTTTATCTGACGACATACCTGGTTAATAGCCCGAAGAGATTCAGATCTATTTTAAAATTGGACaacaaatattaactatttttgacGATGGGTTTCTTACAGGCAGAAGAACCAGTTGTTATAATTATTTTCAGAATACCCTATTATCAATTACGCTTACTTGTAACTAAGCACTAAAATTCAACTGTAACCACCGTGAACTCTCATTTCATATTACATAACCGCAACCGAAACCGTTATTTTAACACATAAAAGAACGAAACCGAAACCGCAATTTGCATACGTAAAAGAAACCGTTTAAGGCGCCTTCACCGGTACGAACGCTTTTGCCGAAAATGCCGGACACCCGCAACATATAACTTTTATTATATAATAAGCATTACTATATTATCACAAAACACTATTTTCACTGTGCGCACTGAATTACACAAATTAACAAAGCAACTGGCGATGACAAGCAATCAGTGATGATAGCTTTTTCATTTCGCTGACTGGTCAGTCACA
The DNA window shown above is from Eurosta solidaginis isolate ZX-2024a chromosome 2, ASM4086904v1, whole genome shotgun sequence and carries:
- the WDR79 gene encoding telomerase Cajal body protein 1 homolog, encoding MSTRAQSDGGVAASKASPARNTTYSVSLNGKSNFKDLDMSMTVDIEDTTAHATTIAESSQDLTEQLIEMSLDETDTNALVDLEAEGCLPDESSAVENEVQENSGIEIGATVAYESYVIDESDYFQYALVELGRRLWKSTLDNQRYTKGCLWSPDGTCILVPVHLDGMHVMELPQDLYKLNKDETVSTTRNVSALNTAVHVREGGTVYECVWYPFMNSNTPATCCWLASRQHEPIHMWDAFTGELRCTYRGYDNVDEVESAISMIFSNDGEKVIGGYKKSIKLFDTNIPGRDTFSIPVKQAVSCFALTTDNDNTVTTGSWNGYINHYDLRVPKLGPLFTLGGHTGGITWLRYAALSISTDWTLFSGARMDNKILEWDMRNYTQPTRTYTRKVTTNQRIYFDLSPHEQRWLVSGSTDGNLHIWGIQNEAEEVLPLHDDCCNGASFHPKFPILATSSGKHHCVSTSDQEDSPKTQKEAEDIVVNYENSLMLWWIGKSPVDEVEINISE